From a region of the Impatiens glandulifera chromosome 4, dImpGla2.1, whole genome shotgun sequence genome:
- the LOC124936213 gene encoding potassium channel AKT1-like, translating into MCGTAEEMERMSRDGSHFSFSTGILPSLGARSNRTVKLRPFIISPYDHRYRVWRTFLVILVLYSAWVSPFEFGFMEKTHGPLTIADNVVNGFFAIDIVLTFFVAYLDRTSYLFVDDRGRIAWRYTRSWLALDIISTIPAELMRKITPRSVQSYGVFNMLRLWRLRRVSAMFASWEKNRHFNYYWVRCTKLCFVTIFAVHCAACFNYLLAARYPDPLKTWIGAAMGDFKHQSIWIRYVTSIYWSITTLTTVGYGDLHAVNIGEMIFNIFYMLFNLGLISYLIGNMTNLVVHGTSKTREFRNTIRAASNFAKRNRLPDRLQDQMLAHLSLKFMTNSKGLEQRDTIDSLPKAIRSGISNFLFYSLIDNVYLFSGVSNDLLFQMVSHMKPEYFPPEEDVILQNEASTDFYILIKGSVDIVFTKDHEEKVVGEANAGEICGEIGVLCERPQVYTIRTKRLSQLLRMNRTDYKTLIQANSSDETVIMDNLRQYLEGRKDMPMMNEVLLEIEAKMAGGQMKLPYTLCFAAQKNDSDLLEQMLKRGHDPNEADNNGRTALHIAASNGYENCVLHLLDFQADPNSRDLEGNVPLWDAILANKEAMVELLLKKGANLTNGDVGQYACFAAEQKDLGLLEKIVRLGGNIKLANKNGTTALHVAVSEDNLEMVKFLLDKGADMEIPDNHGWTPRGLADQQGHEEIKLQFQSIRDLKNNIKSDSLGSRSRRSAHFQIGRYNSESNMIIPVPMENVPAIMDGKPRPKRKPNNFYGSLFRFMSDDQVGDNEFLKPQPSRQETNVNYGSQVYPSRVTISCPELGNVDGGKKVVLLPKSLPELLELGLKTYGLLAGSVLDKNGGEIDEVELIRDGDVLVIVSEGYELKELDHDHQKHVSFK; encoded by the exons ATGTGTGGTACGGCGGAGGAGATGGAACGAATGTCAAGAGATGGAAGTCATTTCTCATTCTCCACCGGAATCTTACCTTCTCTTGGTGCAAGAAGCAACCGCACCGTCAAGCTTCGACCTTTCATCATCTCTCCTTATGACCATCGTTACAG GGTATGGAGGACATTCTTAGTAATTTTAGTACTTTACTCTGCTTGGGTCTCGCCTTTTGAATTCGGTTTCATGGAAAAAACTCATGGGCCTTTGACGATTGCTGACAACGTTGTAAATGGGTTCTTCGCAATTGATATTGTTCTTACTTTCTTTGTGGCCTATCTGGATCGAACATCGTATCTATTCGTTGATGATCGTGGGAGAATCGCTTGGAGATACACTAGATCATGGCTTGCACTTGATATCATCTCCACCATTCCTGCTGAACTCATGAGGAAGATAACCCCTCGATCTGTTCAATCTTACGGTGTCTTTAATATGCTCCGTTTATGGCGTCTTCGAAGAGTCAGCGCCATGTTTGCCAG TTGGGAGAAAAACCGGCATTTCAACTATTATTGGGTTAGGTGCACAAAGCTTTGTTTT GTTACCATTTTCGCGGTTCATTGTGCGGcctgttttaattatttactcGCGGCTCGGTATCCTGATCCGTTAAAAACTTGGATTGGTGCGGCCATGGGTGATTTTAAACATCAGAGCATATGGATTCGCTATGTGACGTCCATTTATTGGTCCATCACCACCCTTACAACTGTAGGATACGGTGACTTACATGCTGTGAACATTGGAGAAATGATTTTCAACATTTTCTACATGCTCTTCAACCTTGGTTTGATATCGTACTTGATCGGAAACATGACCAATTTAGTTGTCCACGGGACTAGCAAGACAAGGGAATTTAGGAACACAATTCGTGCAGCCTCAAACTTTGCAAAGAGGAACCGACTTCCAGATCGGCTTCAAGATCAAATGCTCGCGCACTTGTCGCTAAAGTTTATGACCAACTCGAAAGGGTTAGAACAAAGGGATACGATTGATTCCCTCCCTAAAGCTATTAGGTCGGGAAtctcaaattttctcttttactCCCTTATAGACAATGTCTACTTGTTTAGTGGGGTCTCCAACGACTTGCTATTTCAAATG GTATCTCATATGAAACCAGAGTATTTTCCACCGGAAGAAGACGTAATCTTACAGAACGAAGCTTCTACTGATTTTTACATACTCATCAAGGGTTCGGTG GATATTGTATTCACAAAAGACCACGAGGAGAAG GTGGTTGGGGAGGCAAATGCGGGCGAAATCTGCGGTGAGATCGGTGTTCTATGTGAAAGACCACAAGTCTACACTATTCGAACCAAACGACTAAGTCAGCTTCTGCGAATGAACCGAACCGATTACAAGACCCTAATACAAGCCAACAGTTCAGATGAAACCGTAATCATGGACAACCTTCGACAATACCTTGAAGGACGTAAGGACATGCCAATGATGAACGAGGTTTTGTTGGAAATTGAGGCGAAGATGGCTGGGGGCCAGATGAAACTTCCTTACACCCTTTGCTTTGCAGCCCAAAAAAATGATTCTGACCTACTAGAACAGATGCTAAAAAGAGGGCATGATCCTAATGAAGCTGACAATAATGGAAGAACAGCTTTG CACATTGCAGCATCAAATGGGTATGAAAATTGTGTGCTTCATTTGCTAGACTTTCAAGCTGATCCCAACAGTAGAG ATTTAGAAGGTAACGTTCCATTATGGGATGCAATATTAGCCAACAAAGAGGCCATGGTTGAACTCCTATTGAAAAAAGGAGCAAACTTGACAAACGGAGACGTAGGACAGTATGCATGCTTTGCTGCCGAACAAAAGGACCTAGGATTACTCGAAAAAATCGTCCGACTTGGAGGAAACATCAAGCTTGCCAACAAGAATGGCACGACCGCTCTCCATGTTGCGGTTTCCGAAGATAATCTTGAAATGGTTAAATTCCTTTTGGACAAAGGAGCCGACATGGAAATCCCAGATAACCACGGATGGACTCCAAGGGGACTAGCCGACCAACAAGGACACGAAGAGATTAAACTTCAATTCCAATCAATTCGAGATTTAAAGAATAATATCAAGTCGGACTCTCTCGGGTCACGATCAAGGCGAAGTGCGCACTTCCAGATTGGAAGGTATAACAGCGAGTCAAACATGATCATACCCGTACCTATGGAGAATGTGCCAGCGATTATGGATGGAAAGCCTAGGCCGAAGAGGAAGCCAAACAACTTCTACGGTTCTTTGTTTAGGTTTATGTCGGATGACCAAGTAGGAGACAACGAGTTTCTTAAGCCGCAGCCTTCAAGACAAGAGACAAACGTGAATTATGGAAGCCAAGTGTATCCGTCTAGAGTAACCATTAGTTGCCCGGAGTTAGGGAATGTAGACGGGGGGAAGAAGGTGGTGTTACTCCCGAAAAGCTTACCCGAGCTACTCGAGCTCGGGTTGAAGACTTATGGGTTGTTGGCTGGTAGTGTTTTGGACAAGAATGGAGGTGAAATTGACGAGGTTGAGCTAATCAGAGATGGTGATGTTCTTGTTATTGTAAGCGAGGGTTATGAACTAAAAGAGCTTGATCATGATCACCAAAAGCATGTGTCTTTCAAATGA